A window of Deltaproteobacteria bacterium genomic DNA:
ATAGACTCGTATATTGATGCGGAGGAAATTCTGGATGAGATCGACGACTTTCTCGGTGCAAGAGACCTAAAGCTCGATTTCGTGACCATCACCGGTTCGGGGGAGCCTACCTTGCACCGCGATCTGGGATTCATCATACGGCGGATTAAGCAGATGACGAAGCTTCCCTTGGCCGTCCTCACCAACGGAACGCTATTTTCCAGTGAATCGGTAAGGGAGGCGGTGCTGGAAGCCGATCTGCTGGCGCCTTCCCTGGACGCCGCTCTTGACGAGTCGTTTCAAAAGGTCAACCAACCCCACCCGAGCCTGGAACTGACGCAAGTGATTGACGGCCTCGTGCAACTTCGGAAATCGTTCCAGAATGCGTTTTGGCTTGAAATCCTACTGGTTAAGGGCTTTAACGATGCTGAACAAGACCTGGAGGCTTTGCGACGCGCCGTGATGAAGATCGGACCGGACCGGATCCAATTGAACACCGTGGAGCGTCCGCCGGCCCTTGCCGGGGTGCGGGCCGTGGACAGGGGCTTTCTGGAGCGATGCCGGGCCCGCATGGGCGATCGTGCGGAAATCATCGCTTCATTCAAAGGCGACGCCGAAGGCGCCGCGTCGCAGGGTACGGCGGAGGAGATCGTTCGGATGATTCGGCGACGGCCATGCGGCCTGGACGAAATCTCGGTGGCTTTGAGCATACCTCGGGACCTTCTGGGACCCGTCATGGAAGAATTGCTCCATTCCGGCCGTGTAGAGAAGCGTTGGCATCGAGGCATGTCCTACTATCATGCCGGATGAGAATTCTTCACCCGCGCCTCCGGTGATCGGTCCGGAGGGCCGGCGGTTCTCGTGCTTTCATGACTCAGGAGAAAAGTGAGTGAACTATGGGAACGTCTGCTCCCCTTGATGTGCATATTGGACTGGATTTGGGTTCGGTAAGCGTTAATGCTGCGGTCGTGGACGAACAGGGCCGTATCGTTTATGAAGCGCCCTACCGGCGTCATTTCGGGAGGGTCTATTCCATTGCTCTGGAACTTCTCCGGGATCTTTTCGAGCGGTTTGGCCCCGGCATCCGCTCGACGTCCTTTACCGGCAATCACGGTCAGGTGCTCGCGAATCTGGCGCGGCTTCCCTACGAATTCGAAACCATTGCCCAGGTGGAGGGCTGTGTCCACGTCATGCCCGGAGTGAAAAGCATCATCTCGATGGGGGGGCAGGAAACGGCGCTGTTCCAACTGGAATACCTTGGATCGGAATGGGAGCTTCGAGACTTTAACATGAACGGTCCCTGCGCCTCCGGGACCGGATCGTTCATCGACCAGCAGGCGGAACGGCTGGCTTCTTCCATGTATCAGGAGCAGGCGGACTGGAATCCGGAACGGATCGAAGCGGTGTTGAAAGACTTCATCGCTCTTGGGCTGAAGGCCGACGCTCCGAGCCAGGTGGCGTGCCGGTGCACCGTGTTCACGAAATCGGATATGATTCATTTGCAGAACAAGGGAGAGTCTCTCGAGAATATCATAGCAGGACTGCACGAGGGCAACTCGGCCAACTACATCAGCACGATCGTATCTTCGCGTGACGTCGAAACGCCGATGGCCTTCATCGGGGGGATGGCCAAGAACCAGCTTCAAGTGAACGCCTTTCGGGCCTACTATCCGGACGTATTGGTGCCGCCGTACGCCGCCAGCCTGGGCGCTTTGGGAGTGGCGCTTCTGGCTGGAAAACGGGGTCAAAGCAATGGGTTGGACCTGGCTCGAATCGAGGAGGCCATCGATACTCAGCAAAAGACGTTCCCGTACGCCCGCGCCCTCGAACTCAAGAAAACGCGATTTCCGGAGGACAATCGCATCACTCACATGTTCAGTTCGACATCGACAACGGACGTGTTTCTGGGTATCGACGTGGGGTCTACGACCACCAAGT
This region includes:
- a CDS encoding radical SAM protein; the protein is MAIPAEERQAWKRVFGPVASRRLGHSLGIDIIPRKTCTLDCVYCEVGRTSNKTMQIDSYIDAEEILDEIDDFLGARDLKLDFVTITGSGEPTLHRDLGFIIRRIKQMTKLPLAVLTNGTLFSSESVREAVLEADLLAPSLDAALDESFQKVNQPHPSLELTQVIDGLVQLRKSFQNAFWLEILLVKGFNDAEQDLEALRRAVMKIGPDRIQLNTVERPPALAGVRAVDRGFLERCRARMGDRAEIIASFKGDAEGAASQGTAEEIVRMIRRRPCGLDEISVALSIPRDLLGPVMEELLHSGRVEKRWHRGMSYYHAG